Proteins found in one Myxococcus virescens genomic segment:
- a CDS encoding sugar O-acetyltransferase — translation MKSERQKMLDGELYDPFDAELVAARIRARDLCQSLNATREGEQEERRRILQALVGAGGETVWMQPPFFCDYGSNIELGERVFFNFNCVVLDVCKVHIGDYTLFGPGVQIYTPMHPFNAELRRKEEYGKPVTIGSDVWVGGGAIILPGVRIGSRAVIGAGSVVTRDVPDGVFAAGNPCRVIREITE, via the coding sequence ATGAAGAGTGAGCGCCAGAAGATGCTGGATGGGGAGCTTTACGACCCGTTTGACGCGGAACTGGTAGCGGCTCGCATTCGCGCGCGGGACCTCTGCCAATCGCTCAATGCCACCCGCGAGGGCGAGCAGGAGGAGCGGCGGCGCATCCTCCAAGCGCTGGTCGGCGCAGGCGGCGAAACGGTGTGGATGCAGCCTCCTTTCTTCTGCGACTACGGCTCGAATATCGAGCTGGGGGAGCGCGTATTCTTCAACTTCAACTGCGTCGTGCTGGACGTGTGCAAGGTGCACATCGGCGACTACACGCTCTTCGGGCCTGGGGTGCAGATCTACACGCCCATGCACCCGTTCAACGCGGAGCTGCGGCGGAAGGAGGAGTACGGCAAGCCCGTCACCATCGGCTCGGATGTCTGGGTGGGCGGCGGGGCGATCATCCTGCCGGGCGTTCGAATCGGCTCGCGCGCAGTCATCGGTGCCGGCAGCGTCGTGACGAGGGACGTTCCTGACGGCGTGTTCGCCGCCGGGAACCCCTGCCGTGTCATCCGAGAGATCACGGAGTAG